A window of the Syntrophorhabdales bacterium genome harbors these coding sequences:
- a CDS encoding response regulator: MRTLVVDDDATSRRLMQHILMPYGECDTAANGREATDAFRRAWEEGRPYDLICLDIMMPEMDGQRALTEIRSLESRMNINALDGVKIIMTTALSNWGDVWGAFDAQCDGYIVKPYDKGRILGEIHSLGLPVDQSP, translated from the coding sequence ATGAGAACACTTGTTGTAGACGATGATGCTACAAGTCGAAGGCTCATGCAGCACATCCTGATGCCATACGGGGAGTGCGACACTGCGGCCAACGGCAGGGAGGCCACCGATGCCTTCCGCCGTGCGTGGGAGGAAGGGCGACCCTATGACCTGATCTGCCTCGACATCATGATGCCTGAAATGGACGGCCAGCGAGCGTTGACCGAAATTCGCAGCCTTGAAAGCAGGATGAATATCAACGCGCTCGACGGGGTGAAGATCATTATGACGACCGCGCTCAGCAACTGGGGTGATGTGTGGGGTGCATTCGACGCCCAGTGCGACGGCTACATCGTCAAGCCTTACGATAAGGGGAGGATTCTCGGTGAGATACACTCCCTCGGGCTTCCGGTGGATCAGAGCCCATGA